From a single Aspergillus puulaauensis MK2 DNA, chromosome 2, nearly complete sequence genomic region:
- a CDS encoding uncharacterized protein (COG:S;~EggNog:ENOG410PSME;~SECRETED:SignalP(1-19)), whose product MHSLMMPLLLALLALTAFAAPNQPNQPVSVKVPSSVFEQPDSQVNSTNLLLREYEHVTCGDWGDVNVPEIEVGIDYLRGVKGEPHLDAHTCERVSCSWDSGIYWCNDMNRHRHLPGYYNIADGAAKILQNCQPVFGTTGTLFHNDDWRVLIARPSNTGDDKRC is encoded by the exons ATGCACTCCCTCATGATGCCCCTTCTGCTTGCATTGCTTGCTCTGACTGCCTTTGCT GCACCCAACCAGCCAAACCAACCCGTCTCAGTCAAAGTTCCCTCCTCTGTCTTCGAGCAGCCTGACAGCCAGGTCAACTCCACAAACCTCCTGCTTCGCGAGTACGAGCATGTCACCTGCGGCGACTGGGGCGATGTCAATGTACCTGAGATCGAAGTCGGCATCGACTACCTTCGCGGTGTCAAAGGCGAGCCCCATCTCGACGCACACACCTGTGAGCGTGTTAGCTGCTCGTGGGACTCGGGTATCTACTGGTGCAACGAC ATGAACCGCCACAGACACCTGCCCGGGTACTATAACATTGCTGATGGCGCCGCCAAGATTCTCCAGAATTGCCAGCCTGTATTTGGAACTACTGGCACTCTTTTTCACAACGATGACTGGAGAGTTCTTATCGCACGTCCTTCTAACACTGGAGATGACAAGAGGTGCTAG
- a CDS encoding uncharacterized protein (SECRETED:SignalP(1-18)), with protein MRYLIATILSLFAAIAAAGRDPYTVACTLKGGARMKHVPDLKKAVTKGQSNSFLIPPKLEYGKCEFLKCIDDSALSWCNYHKGITSQIEPGDIADAVDIMVKYCKRGDRINGELYYSGKRKVALEYHHTDSKCDEHKFTEDKQNGIHGDWITIGPSG; from the exons ATGAGGTATCTCATAGCAAcaatcctctccctcttcgcagCTATTGCCGCCGCC GGCCGGGATCCATATACAGTGGCATGCACTCTAAAAGGCGGCGCTCGCATGAAACACGTCCCCGACTTAAAGAAAGCCGTCACAAAGGGACAATCAAACAGCTTCCTGATCCCCCCAAAGCTGGAGTACGGGAAATGCGAGTTCCTGAAATGCATCGACGATAGCGCTCTCTCTTGGTGTAATTAT CACAAGGGGATCACAAGCCAAATCGAACCCGGCGATATCGCAGATGCCGTCGACATCATGGTCAAATACTGTAAACGGGGGGATCGCATCAATGGCGAGCTTTACTACTCCGGGAAGCGCAAGGTTGCTCTTGAGTATCACCATACCGACAGTAAGTGTGATGAGCACAAGTTCACGGAGGATAAGCAGAATGGTATCCATGGGGACTGGATAACCATTGGGCCTAGTGGTTGA
- a CDS encoding GNAT family N-acetyltransferase (COG:J;~EggNog:ENOG410PPTU;~InterPro:IPR000182,IPR016181;~PFAM:PF00583,PF13302,PF13420;~go_function: GO:0008080 - N-acetyltransferase activity [Evidence IEA]): MSQPILQLPKSRCLIRQFDDSPAEEEALSAVANNPRVTNYMTNAFPSPYTVPEAKKWIEFTKSQSPVRDFAICDAETNSVIGTIGLKPKTDIHHRTMEIGYWVGETSWGRGIATEAVKLFSAWAFANFEHLIRLEAEVIEGNDGSKKVLERAGYVFEGRRRLAVEKNGVLLDTYNYSLLREEGETHEGSKTAWP; this comes from the coding sequence ATGTCCCAACCAATCCTCCAGCTGCCCAAGTCCCGCTGTCTGATCAGACAGTTCGACGACTCCCccgcagaggaggaagcacTCTCCGCAGTGGCAAACAACCCCCGCGTCACTAATTACATGACCAACGCGTTCCCAAGCCCATATACAGTCCCCGAAGCCAAGAAATGGATCGAATTCACCAAGTCCCAGTCGCCCGTCCGCGACTTCGCCATCTGCGACGCGGAAACTAACTCCGTGATCGGCACCATCGGGCTCAAGCCCAAGACTGACATCCACCACCGCACCATGGAAATCGGGTACTGGGTTGGCGAGACGAGTTGGGGGAGGGGCATTGCGACAGAGGCAGTGAAGCTCTTTTCGGCGTGGGCGTTTGCCAACTTTGAGCATCTGATTCggttggaggcggaggttATTGAGGGGAATGATGGGAGCAAGAAGGTTCTGGAGAGGGCTGGGTATGTCTTTGAGggcaggaggaggttggCTGTTGAGAAGAACGGGGTTCTCTTGGATACGTATAATTATTCCCTGCtgagggaagagggagagacgCATGAGGGCTCGAAGACGGCCTGGCCATGA
- a CDS encoding uncharacterized protein (COG:S;~EggNog:ENOG410Q2Y7;~InterPro:IPR018306;~PFAM:PF10544;~TransMembrane:2 (i464-488o516-537i)): MAAYSVLRIDLSHSQTPAISNTGVALLQLTETPGPLLSLSGSRRKSNLQASIFTTPAPNTDRDTTQPQAQLAECLAVASEWAPTPYLKVRPVSLWQLLCSTGDSFSKVIMALTSDLLATPLLTSHSPSEAFLGLPIPPISLDEDDLTSLVEDLPETPSPCVRRESRRVNKNRRKTPNYRFIKELERRNRSPEFAAILRNLGGPPPDGESARPGSDALESRSHDDTESQRLEQQTSALELSSPEDSQTDDSTEIPSFTPNRHTLPEIFRDMRDAYILFDRLDESPFFKIGKSTDTKKRTVTHLQKCQLRTWASRARPATPIRMPTRLERLVQAELQNLNYVPDCHCTVNHSEYFWGRKDVGLESLDFWCRWLQHNEPYDCDGRLKGFWTDRLELFQGNVDKYFRCDSLVCAVRNEDTPACRDCLRAGWKKWTEPTPEDELDYACRANIPWRQGQHLIKRFSRFGFVNTFTLVSFANVIGLLLSICKWLSEPNVYLSLIPLRLMAFWLEPKTQLPESVVRFVLSFADTVLLVVCVYARFQHRDGSVDGRGSPRRPPKRAKRSSVGEARQGDVRELEL, encoded by the exons ATGGCTGCCTACTCAGTACTTAGAATAGACCTCAGCCACAGCCAGACACCTGCTATATCAAACACCGGCGTGGCACTACTGCAGCTAACAGAGACCCCTGGCCCTCTCCTGTCCCTCAGTGgttcaagaagaaaaagcaaccTCCAGGCTTCTATTTTCACCACCCCGGCGCCAAACACAGATAGGGATACAACACAGCCCCAGGCGCAGCTGGCAGAGTGCCTTGCTGTGGCATCAGAATGGGCTCCCACTCCATATTTGAAGGTTCGGCCCGTGTCGTTGTGGCAACTTCTCTGCTCCACTGGGGATTCATTTTCAAAAGTGATAATGGCTTTGACTAGCGATCTTCTTGCCACTCCGTTACTTACAAGCCACTCGCCTTCGGAGGCGTTTCTGGGGCTGCCCATCCCGCCTATCTcgctggatgaggacgatcTCACCTCgctggtcgaggatttgCCAGAGACGCCCTCCCCTTGTGTAAGGAGGGAGTCGAGGCGCGTGAATAAGAATCGTCGAAAGACTCCGAATTATCGATTTATCAAAGAGCTTGAAAGAAGGAACCGGTCGCCGGAGTTTGCCGCCATACTTCGCAATCTCGGGGGTCCGCCGCCTGATGGAGAATCAGCTCGACCTGGATCTGATGCCCTGGAATCAAGATCGCATGATGATACAGAAAGCCAGAGACTCGAGCAGCAGACTTCAGCTTTAGAGCTTTCAAGCCCCGAGGATTCTCAGACTGACGACTCTACTGAAataccctccttcacccccaACCGACATACGCTCCCAGAAATATTCCGCGACATGAGAGAC GCATACATTCTCTTCGACCGCCTAGACGAAAGCCCATTTTTCAAGATCGGAAAGTCCACCGACACCAAGAAACGAACAGTGACGCACCTGCAAAAGTGCCAGCTGAGGACATGGGCGTCGCGAGCAAGACCAGCAACGCCTATCCGGATGCCgacgagactcgagcgacTGGTGCAGGCTGAGCTGCAGAATCTCAATTATGTTCCAGACTGTCACTGCACTGTTAACCATAGTGAGTACTTCTGGGGCCGGAAAGACGTTGGTCTTGAGTCGTTGGACTTTTGGTGCCGGTGGCTGCAGCACAATGAGCCGTATGACTGCGATGGGCGGCTTAAGGGGTTTTGGACCGATCGGTTGGAACTCTTCCAGGGAAATGTCGATAAATATTTCAGATGTGATAGTCTTGTGTGCGCAGTACGAAACGAGGACACCCCGGCTTGCCGTGACTGTCTGCGAGCTGGGTGGAAAAAATGGACAGAACCAACACCAGAAGACGAACTCGACTACGCCTGCAGAGCGAATATCCCATGGAGACAAGGTCAACACCTCATTAAGCGGTTTAGCAGATTTGGCTTCGTCAATACTTTCACTCTGGTCTCGTTTGCCAACGTGATCGGCTTGCTTTTGTCCATCTGTAAATGGCTTTCGGAGCCCAACGTATACCTATCCCTCATACCTCTCAGGCTTATGGCATTCTGGCTCGAGCCGAAGACCCAGCTGCCAGAGTCTGTTGTTCGATTCGTTCTTTCATTTGCAGATACGGTTCTTCTGGTTGTTTGTGTTTATGCTCGCTTTCAACATCGCGATGGATCTGTCGATGGAAGAGGGAGTCCACGAAGGCCGCCCAAGAGAGCAAAGAGGAGCAGTGTTGGAGAGGCAAGACAGGGCGATGTTAGAGAACTGGAACTGTAG
- a CDS encoding MmgE/PrpD family protein (COG:S;~EggNog:ENOG410PM6D;~InterPro:IPR042183,IPR036148,IPR042188,IPR005656;~PFAM:PF03972;~go_function: GO:0016829 - lyase activity [Evidence IEA]), translating into MTSQNTRTRTLVEWALSLKYDTLPNAVINRTKDFFVDTLACAVAGRDHIAVTSMLEYAKKMGPADGKCEIIGFPDVRTSPAFAALVNGASAHVVEQDDLHNSSVMHPATIIYPTALAVAQDVGASGKEFITACVIGYEFACRAGEYLGKAHYEKFHTTATTGVLGAAATTAYLLRLNVDQFVSAIGTAGTQAAGLWQFLLDAAHSKQVHTAQACATGVFSAYTSALGLLGTADILEGSRGMGAALGNLDPTPSAIDGDLGKKWSVLESSFKWHASCRHTHPSADALLALLKEEGVKYTDIAGITAYTYKAAIDVLGLSGEGKTVHQSKFSMGFVLAVAAKKGSAGLMDFTEADLVDPELRELQRKVSMVLDEDINKEFPARWLGRVVVETKDGRTLTRSVDVVKGDPGWTLTRDEIESKALALAKYGHVQDISAFKDAVQRIWNLESQDKIERYSFA; encoded by the exons ATGACATCCCAAAACACACGCACAAGAACCCTCGTCGAATGGGCCCTGTCCCTAAAGTATGACACCCTACCCAACGCCGTCATAAACCGCACCAAGGACTTCTTCGTGGATACGCTGGCCTGCGCCGTCGCAGGCCGGGACCACATCGCAGTGACATCGATGCTGGAGTacgcgaagaagatgggccCCGCGGACGGGAAATGCGAGATCATCGGGTTCCCTGATGTGCGGACGTCTCCGGCgtttgcggcgctggttAATGGGGCTTCGGCGCATgttgttgagcaggatgATTTGCATAATAGTTCTGTCATGCATCCCGCGACAATCATCTATCCTACTGCGCTGGCTGTAGCGCAGGATGTGGGTGCGAGCGGGAAAGAGTTTATAACTGCGTGTGTTATCGGGTATGAATTCGCTTGTCGGGCTGGCGAGTATTTAGGGAAAGCTCATTACGAG AAATTCCACACAACAGCCACAACAGGCGTGCTCGgcgccgccgcaacaaccGCGTACCTGCTCCGTCTAAACGTCGACCAGTTCGTCTCCGCGATTGGTACGGCCGGGACGCAGGCTGCTGGACTGTGGCAGTTTCTGCTTGACGCGGCGCACAGCAAGCAGGTCCACACGGCGCAGGCGTGTGCGACTGGTGTGTTCTCAGCTTATACCTCGGCGTTAGGGCTCCTAGGAACGGCCGATATCCTAGAAGGGTCGAGGGGCATGGGCGCTGCGCTAGGGAATCTTGATCCAACCCCTAGTGCGATTGATGGCGATCTAGGCAAGAAGTGGTCTGTTCTCGAGTCAAGTTTCAAGTGGCATGCTTCGTGCAGGCATACGCACCCTTCGGCTGATGCGCTGCTTGCGctgttgaaggaggaaggggTTAAGTATACTGATATTGCGGGTATCACCGCATACACATACAAAGCGGCGATTGATGTGTTAGGTCTCAGTGGAGAGGGGAAGACAGTACACCAGAGCAAGTTCTCTATGGGCTTTGtgttggctgttgcggcgaagaaggggtCCGCTGGACTGATGGACTTTACGGAGGCCGATTTAGTAGACCCTGAGTTGCGGGAGTTGCAGAGAAAGGTGAGCATGGTTCTTGATGAGGATATAAATAAGGAGTTTCCGGCTAGGTGGCTAgggagggttgttgttgaaaCAAAGGATGGGAGAACCTTGACGAGGTCGGTGGATGTCGTGAAGGGGGATCCAGGGTGGACGTTGACCAG GGATGAAATTGAGTCAAAGGCTCTGGCGCTTGCGAAGTATGGCCACGTCCAGGACATTTCTGCCTTCAAGGATGCCGTGCAGAGGATATGGAATTTGGAGTCGCAGGACAAGATAGAGAGATACTCATTTGCTTAA
- a CDS encoding alpha-keto acid decarboxylase family protein (COG:E,H;~EggNog:ENOG410PUBR;~InterPro:IPR012001,IPR012000,IPR011766,IPR029061, IPR029035,IPR012110;~PFAM:PF02775,PF02776,PF00205;~go_function: GO:0000287 - magnesium ion binding [Evidence IEA];~go_function: GO:0003824 - catalytic activity [Evidence IEA];~go_function: GO:0016831 - carboxy-lyase activity [Evidence IEA];~go_function: GO:0030976 - thiamine pyrophosphate binding [Evidence IEA]) gives MGAINGGKVDLAEYLCTRLHQLGVRSVHGVPGDYNLVALDYLKPAGLHWTGNANELNAGYAADGYARIKGISALITAFGVGELSALNAIGGAYAEKVPVVHIVGTPPTTAHAQKKGLNLHHSFGDGNFRRFAGIYKDFTCAQANLDDPAIAPELIDRVLQQCLQESRPVYIELPTDMVKAKVSSVDLDHRIAPSFKPSNADARIEAIAVSTLLSRIKNAKRPAIIVDGFTTRYNLLPEADELIRTTGWPTYVTPFGKGSVNETLHNFHGVRYSDLVIRFGPLDADTNTFGFTALTPVENTVSIHRTTIDIDGRTVHADTKALLCRVLDGLHDTNIPRSSWVGYSPPPRPRELLDALPVPVPDAQIDQKTFWTRVSEFLRPHDIVVVETGTASLGANDLILPPGVKMVNSAIWLSIGCALAAAVGVSQAQRDIVIHNNNTNNNSTAGRTILFEGDGSFQMTAQALGDIYRNRLDMIVFLINNDGYTIERYIHGMKAGYNDVHPWRYLDAPSFFGAPVDDPSYPVVTRKAENWGQLMDVLADEEVAAGKGFCMVEVVMGREDAPEELKRLVQMAARRNNGDNV, from the exons ATGGGGGCCATCAACGGCGGCAAGGTCGACCTGGCCGAATATCTCTGTACAAGACTCCACCAACTCGGCGTCCGAAGCGTCCACGGCGTCCCAGGAGACTACAATCTCGTTGCTCTCGACTACCTCAAGCCCGCCGGTCTGCACTGGACAGGAAACGCCAACGAACTGAACGCCGGATACGCCGCAGACGGATACGCCCGTATCAAAGGTATCTCAGCACTCATAACAGCATTCGGCGTTGGAGAGCTGTCTGCCCTGAATGCCATCGGCGGTGCGTATGCTGAGAAAGTCCCAGTCGTGCACATCGTCGGGACCCCTCCAACAACTGCCCATGCCCAGAAGAAGGGCCTGAATCTGCATCACTCgtttggggatgggaatTTCCGCAGGTTCGCGGGGATATACAAGGATTTCACCTGTGCGCAAGCGAATCTAGACGATCCTGCTATTGCACCTGAGCTGATCGATAGGGTTCTCCAACAATGCCTACAAGAGAGCCGTCCCGTATACATCGAGCTACCAACCGACATGGTCAAAGCAAAGGTCTCGTCAGTAGACTTAGACCACCGCATCGCCCCCTCCTTCAAACCAAGCAACGCCGACGCCAGGATCGAAGCTATCGCCGTTTCCACTCTTCTCAGCCGAATCAAGAACGCCAAACGCccagccatcatcgtcgacggATTCACCACCCGCTATAACCTCCTCCCCGAGGCAGACGAACTCATCCGCACCACGGGCTGGCCGACCTACGTAACGCCCTTTGGCAAAGGATCCGTCAACGAAACCCTCCATAACTTCCACGGC GTCCGATATTCCGACCTCGTTATCCGCTTTGGACCGCTCGACGCAGATACAAATACCTTCGGTTTCACGGCCCTCACGCCCGTCGAGAATACAGTCTCCATCCACCGGACTACCATTGACATCGACGGGCGCACAGTGCACGCTGATACAAAGGCTCTTCTGTGCCGGGTGCTCGACGGATTACATGACACGAATATACCCCGGTCATCCTGGGTGGGATACTCACCTCCGCCTCGACCGCGAGAGCTTCTTGACGCCCTTCCCGTCCCTGTCCCGGATGCGCAAATCGATCAGAAGACATTCTGGACTAGGGTTTCGGAGTTCCTGCGACCGCATGATATCGTTGTTGTTGAGACGGGCACGGCCTCGCTCGGTGCGAATGATCTGATTCTCCCACCGGGTGTGAAGATGGTTAATTCGGCGATATGGCTGTCGATTGGATGTGCGCTCGCTGCGGCGGTGGGGGTATCTCAGGCTCAGAGGGATATAGTTATCCACAACAATAACACTAACAATAACAGCACGGCCGGCCGAACAATCCTCTTCGAAGGCGATGGGAGTTTCCAAATGACCGCGCAGGCGCTGGGCGATATATATCGCAACAGACTCGATATGATAGTTTTCCTGATTAATAACGACGGGTACACGATCGAGCGGTATATCCACGGGATGAAGGCTGGGTATAACGATGTGCATCCGTGGAGGTACCTCGATGCGCCGTCGTTCTTTGGGGCGCCGGTTGATGATCCTTCGTACCCGGTTGTTACCAGGAAAGCTGAGAATTGGGGCCAGTTGATGGATGTACTTGCCGATGAAGAGGTTGCTGCGGGCAAGGGGTTTTGTATGGTGGAGGTTGTtatggggagggaggatgcgccggaggagttgaagaggtTGGTGCAGATGGCTGCGAGGAGGAACAACGGAGACAATGTTTAG
- a CDS encoding FAD-dependent oxidoreductase (COG:E;~EggNog:ENOG410PVRG;~InterPro:IPR006076,IPR036188;~PFAM:PF01266,PF13450;~go_function: GO:0016491 - oxidoreductase activity [Evidence IEA];~go_process: GO:0055114 - oxidation-reduction process [Evidence IEA]) — translation MSQPCILIIGGGAFGTSAAYHLSHRGYTNVTVLDRFPAPSKEAAATDLNKIIRYDYPNPLYTKLGLEAMGVWKDPKSLFRGLFRGTGWIMAAHDMTREFLKAAYDGAKKADKNGVRWLSVQETKRTWPEFTGAFNGWVNLWSPEAGWVPSGQALLRFSQAAQANGVKYVSSDAGYVKQLLFNAQGECIGALAANGQTHLADIVIVCTGANTAALVEAKDEIIARSHCVGVIQLTPEEAEKYKGLPIVDDFEQGILFPPDENGLLKLCSCRFITNYYNSHIPGASLGHSHADYPEDGVPRQIEEEMRSFVRDMIPELADREWVSTRMCWDGDTKDVNFRICAFPNTKNLYIGTGGSGHGFKFMPIIGKYIADMLEGKLDKEYAELWKWRFGATPVKTGQEPHPWPQRDLGELDGWRGRNARVVRGRL, via the exons ATGTCCCAACCCTGCATCCtgatcatcggcggcggcgccttcGGCACCTCAGCCGCCTACCACCTCTCCCACCGTGGATACACCAACGTCACAGTGTTGGACAGATTCCCAGCACCCTCAAAAGAAGCCGCAGCGACAGACCTAAACAAGATAATCCGGTATGACTACCCAAACCCGCTGTACACAAAGCTCGGCCTAGAAGCCATGGGAGTGTGGAAAGACCCCAAGTCGCTTTTCCGAGGCTTGTTCCGGGGGACGGGCTGGATTATGGCGGCGCATGATATGACGAGGGAGTTCTTAAAGGCTGCGTATGACGGGGCAAAAAAGGCCGATAAAAATGGGGTTAGATGGTTGAGTGTACaagagacgaagaggaccTGGCCTGAATTTACGGGGGCGTTTAACGGTTGGGTGAATCTGTGGAGCCCtgaagctggatgg GTCCCATCCGGCCAAGCACTTCTGCGCTTCTCACAGGCTGCCCAGGCAAACGGGGTGAAATACGTCTCCAGCGACGCTGGCTACGTGAAACAACTCCTGTTCAACGCACAGGGCGAATGTATTGGCGCCCTAGCTGCCAATGGACAGACCCATCTCGCCGATATTGTCATCGTCTGCACGGGTGCAAATACAGCAGCGCTGGTTGAAGCAAAAGACGAGATCATCGCGCGCTCGCACTGCGTCGGTGTGATCCAGCTGACACctgaggaggcggagaaatATAAGGGTCTTCCTATTGTGGATGATTTCGAGCAGG GAATCCTCTTCCCACCGGATGAAAACGGCCTACTGAAACTCTGCAGCTGCCGCTTCATCACAAACTACTACAACTCGCACATTCCCGGGGCTTCATTAGGTCACTCGCATGCCGACTATCCTGAAGACGGCGTCCCGCGGCAGATCGAAGAGGAAATGCGATCTTTTGTCCGCGATATGATCCCCGAGCTGGCGGATCGAGAATGGGTTTCAACTCGGATGTGCTG GGACGGCGACACCAAAGACGTCAATTTCCGCATCTGCGCATTCCCAAATACCAAGAACCTCTACATCGGCACGGGGGGCTCCGGGCACGGCTTCAAGTTCATGCCGATTATCGGGAAGTATATTGCGGATATGCTGGAAGGGAAGCTGGATAAGGAGTATGCAGAGCTCTGGAAGTGGCGCTTTGGTGCTACGCCGGTTAAGACGGGGCAGGAACCGCATCCATGGCCCCAGAGGGACTTGGGGGAGCTGGAtgggtggagggggaggaatGCGAGGGTTGTTAGGGGGAGGTTGTAG